In Penaeus vannamei isolate JL-2024 chromosome 13, ASM4276789v1, whole genome shotgun sequence, the sequence CTAACTGACAGTTGGGTATTAATctctttcattatatttcatgGAGACACTTTGAGAAACAAATGATACATTTTTGGGAActagacatgcatataaacatgtatctgtattactgtgtgtatgagtgcacatgaatatatatgcaggGATGCATACACTTGttttcttatatcttatatacattatCGCTATAtgcttttttcctctttgtgtgCCCCCATATATAAAGCAGTCCTGATAATCCACCCATATAATGTGCCCCCATATATAAAGCAATCCTGATAATTCACCCATATAATATGGCCAACCTGAACCCTAGCAAAGCATATAGCAAACCAAAGAAAGCCTTGGAAGCCAAGGTAATCAAGCAATGGAACATCAAAAAACtacataaggaagaggaggaaggaggacaaggaggaagaaggacgaggaggaagaaggacgaggaggaagagggacgaggaggaagaaggacgaggaggaagaaggacgaggaagaggaggaggaagaggaggaggaggaggaggaggaggaggaggaggtggaggaggaggaggcagaggagaggaggagaggaggaggaggaggataaatatatgagtgtgagggtgtgggtgaggatgAAGGTTAGGgtatggggatgaggggggatgaggatgagggtggggaagaagaagTCAGTAAAAAAGTGACCAACTTATAGAAATAGAATGCAGGGGAGAGGGATATACTTACAAAATAAACAAGACCTTAGCAGAAACTATCAGATGTAAACTCAAAGTTCCTCCAACTTCCCTACAACAAAGCCTTGCATACATGGTATCAGAGAATGATTGCAGTAATATTAATTAAACAATTTGGTATCTTTTCCACATACGAGTTAGCTGAGAAAATCCCATTTGCttgcattaaaaaagaaaaacttaaatGTTAcataaaacaagaatgaaaaactgTTGGCAAAAATAATCCAACCGGCTTGTGTGTATTTACCACTTGCCAAGAACAGTATCTTTGATGGCATCCACATACTGCGCAGGAACCCAGTAGATCCAGTACCGCGAAGCTTCTGTAGGTCCTAATTGTAAACCCTGTAAAGAGACATCAAGTTTAGCTGCTATACTTTTACTATTTCTTGATATCTTTACAGAGTAAGAATTAATCaagtaaataataagtaaaacaattttatcatcattagcagtatcatacacacacacacacacaaaacacacacacgcacacacacacacacagacacagacacagacacacacacacacacacacacacacacacacacacacacacacacacaaacacacatgcacacaacacacatgcacacaacacacatgcacacaacacacatgcacacaacacacatgcacacaaaacacacacaaaacaaacacacacaacacacacacaatacacacgaacacaaaacgcatgcacgcgcgcacgcgcacacgcacacgcacacacacacaaaataataataataataataacattaaaaaataataataataaataaataaataaataaatttttaaaattacaaCTTTGTACAGCATTTTTTTCAAGCCATTTCATAAACCCTAGAGGACCTGAAACGGGCACTCACCATAATGTGATATTGCTCATGGCCTTCTATAGCTTCAGAGACAATTTGACGAATGTGATTCATGTTGATCTTCTCTGTCCGTTCCTTAGTGCCGATCCATAATTGGTCCAATTCTAATTTGAATGTTAGTCGTACTTTTCCTCCATGTTTGTTCAGCATCCCAGATAGTGGATATGAAGGCAATAATTCCTGTAAAGGGAACTAAACATAAGATATTCTGCACTGTGGTACAGTCACTTTACtcaatatatttcaatataattgatataattcactacattattctctctctctctctctacctccctctccctctacctccccctctcactatctccctatatttctctctatccctctatctctctctatccctctttctctctctatccctctttctctctctatccctctatctctctctctttttctccttctctttttctctctctttctccttctctttctctttctctctctctctatctttttctctctttctctctctctctatctttttctctctttctctttctctttctctctctatctctttctttttctctccatctctttctttctctctctatctctttctctttctatctctatccttttctctttctctctatctctttctctctatatctctatccctttctctttctctctatctctatctcgatatctttctctctctctctatcgctatctttctctctctctatctttctctctctctctctctctctctctctctctctctctttctctctctctctctctctctttctctctctctatctttctctctctctctctatctttctctctcactctatctatctatctatctctttctctctctctatctctttctctatatctctctctctctctcttgctctctctccctctatctctctttcttcctctatttctctctcttcctctatctcttgctcactttctcttcctctgtgtatctctctctctatctctatttcgctttctttatccttctctttatctttatctatccctcattatctctctctttttctctatttctctctctttccccatcctcaacctctctctctcattcaccactccttaccatctctctttcaccatcctcaactctctctctctcttgcaccattcctcaatatccctctctctttaaccACTCATTAccatatctatctctgtttcaccatccctcattatctctctctctttcacaacccctcatcttctctctccctcatccatcatACCTAGCCATCTCTTTCACCAttcttcaccatctctctctcttctactaaccttcatcattctctctctcttttaccatcCCTCACTAGCCATTTAcaactctttcttattctcttactcttattctaatactgactctctcattctcactctcgcttCCCACCTTGTTGTTCTTTATACCCGGCATAACATCATCTGGGAGCCCCTTGTCCAGAATTTTGCGATGGATCTTTTGTCTGCTGAGAGGTTCTTTTGTGGAGGTCGAGGTACTTGGCTTCTCAGATGAAGTACTCTTTGAAAGAAAGAATTTGTTAAAGACACAAGTACTGATGTAATAATCAACAATTCATAAAGCCGTTGCAATCAGAAAAATCAAACCTGTGTGTGGTAAATCAACATTAATCAAACATGAACATTTTATACCTCAGCCTTTGGAGTATTGACATTGACGACGTCATCTAACTTGGATCCCACAATCATAACCTTGGAACCTCGGGTCACACCTAGCTCTCGTAAGGTCTTCTCATCCTTCGCTAGACCTTTAATCATTACTTTCTGCATTGCTGGTAATACATCTGAAATAcatcatacatattacatataagtCTGTGTTTATCTACACttcttttcattaattttgttaataCACGAAAGACATGGACAAGAGGCACATCcctatacacaatcacacactcagagagagagagagagagagagagagagagagagagagagagagagagagagagagagagagagagagagagagagagagagagagagagagagagagagagagtgtgtgtgtgtgtgtgtgtgtgtgtgtgtgtgtgtgtgtgtgtgtgtgtgtgtgagtgtgtgtgtgtttgtgtgtatgtgtgtgtgtgtctgtgtatgtgtgtctgtgtgtctctgtttgtgtgtgtgtgtgtctgtgtgtgtgtgtgtgtgtgtgtgtgtgtgtatgtgtgtctgtgtgtctctgtttgtgtgtgtgtgtgtctgtgtgtgtgtgtgtgtgtgtgtatgcctgtgcgtgtgtgtgtctgtgtgtgtgtctgtgtgtgtgtgtgtctgtgtgtgtgtgtgtctgtgtgtgtgtgtctgtgtgtgtgtgtgtctgtgtgtgtgtgtgtctgtgtgtgtgtgtgtctgtgtgtgtgtgtgtctgtgtgtgtgtgtgtctgtgtgtgtgtgtgtctgtgtgtgtgtgtgtctgtgtgtgtgtgtgtctgtgtgtgtgtgtgtctgtgtgtgtgtgtgtctgtgtgtgtgtgtgtctgtgtgtgtgtgtgtctgtgtgtgtgtgtgtgtgtctgtgtgtgtgtgtgtctgtgtgtgtgtgtgtgtatgtatgtgtgtgtgtatgtgtgtgtgtgtgtctgtgtgtgtctgtgtgtgtgtgtgtctgtgtctgtgtgtgtctgtgtgtgtgtgtgtgtgtgtgtgtgtgtgtgtgtgtgtgtgtgtgtgtgtgtgtgtgtgtgtgtgtgtgtgtgtgtgtgtgtgtgttgtgtgtttgtgtgtgtgtgtgcgtgtttgtgtgtgtgtgtgtgtgtgtgtgtttgtgtgtgtgtgtgtgtgtgtgtgtgtgtctgtgtctgtgtgtgtgtctgtgtgtgtgtctgtgtctgtgtgtgtaggtctctgtgtgtgtgtctgtgtgtgtgtgtgtctgtgtgtgtgtgtgtgtgtgtgtgtgtgtgtgtgtgtgtgtgtgtgtgtgtgtgtgtgtgtgtgtgtgtgtgtgtgtgtgtgtgtgtgtgtgtgtgtgtgcgtgtgtgtatgtctgtgtttgtctgtgtatgtctgtgtatgtgtgtgtgtgtgtgtgtgtgtgtgtgtgtgtgtgtgtgtgtgtgtgtgtgtgtgtgtgtgtgtgtgtgtgtgtgtgtgtgtgtgtgtgtgtgtgtgtgtgtgtgtgtgtgtgtgtgtgtgtgtgtgtgtgtgtgtaaatatatatatatatatatatatatatatatatatatatatatatatatatatatatatatatatttatatatttatatatttatatattcatatatttatatatttatatattcatatatttacatacttatatacttatatacttatatacttatatacttttgtatttatgtatttatgtatttatatattcatatatttatatattcatatattcatatatttatatattcatatattcatatgtttatatattcatatattcatatatttacatatttacatatttatatatttatacatttatatttatatattcatatttatatatttatatttatatttatattcatatatttatatttatatatttatatttatatttatatatttatatctatatttatatatttatatctatatttagatatttatatctatatttagatatttatatctatatttagatatttatatctatatttagatatttatatctatatttagatatttatatctatatttagatatttatatctatatttacatatttatatctatatttagatatttatatctatatttagatatttatatctatatttagatatttatatctatatttagatatttatatctatatttagatatttatatctatatttagatatgtagatatttatagagTTATAgagtcatatattcatatattcatatagttatatggtcatatatctatatatttatatacctatatacctatatacctatatatctatatattcatatatctatatatctatatatctatatattcatatatctatatattcatatatctatatatctatatatctatatatctatatatttatatttatatatatacatatatatatatatatatatatatatatatatatatatatatatatatatatatatatatatatatatatatatatataaatatatatataaatatatatataaatatatatatatatatatatatatttatatatatatatatatttatatatttttttacatatatacatttatataaatatatatatatatatatatatatatatatatatatatatatatatatatatatattttttttttttttttttttatatatatatatttatgtatatgtttatttttatttatatatatatttatatatatatttatatatatatatttatatatatatttatatatatatttatatatatatttacatatatatttatacatatatttatatatatatatttatataaatatatatatttatatatatatatttatatatatatatctatatatatattcatatatatattaatatatatatatatatattcatatatatatttttatatatattcatatatatattcatatatttattcatatatatatatatatatatataattatatatatattcatatatatattcatatatatattcatatatatatttatatatatatttatatatatatttatatatatatttatatatatattcatatatatatttatatatatatttatatacatattcatatatatatatttatatacatatttatttatatatttatatatatatatatatatatatatatatatatatatatatttatatttatatatatatttatatttatatatatttttttatatatatttatatatatatatatatttatatatatatatatattattatatatatatatatatatatttatatatatatatatttatatatatatttatatatatatagatttatatatagatttatatatatatatatatatatatatatttatatatatatatatatttatatatatatatatatatatttatatatatatttatatatatatatatatatttatatatatatttatatatatatcaatatatatatttatatatatatatatttatacatatatttatatatatatatatatatatttatatatatttatatatatatttatatatatatatttatatatatttatacatatatttatatatatatttatatatatttatatatatatttatatacatttgtatatatatatatatatatatatatatatatatatatatatatatgtatatatatatatgtatatatatatatatatatatatatgtatatatatatatatatgtatatatatatatatatatatatctatatatatatatatatatatgtgtgtatatattatatatatatatgtatatgtatatatatatatgtatatatatatatatatatatatatatatatatatatatatgtgtatatattatatatatatatgtatatatatacatatatatatatatatatatatatatatatatatatatatatatatatatgtatatatatacatataaatatatatatatatatatatagatagatagatagatagatagatatatacatataaatataatatatatatatatatatatatatatatatatatatatatatatatatatatctatatctatatatatatctatatatatatatacatatatatatatatatatatatatatatatatatatatatatatattatacatacatatatatatatatatatatatatatatatatacatatatatatatatatatatatatatatatatatatatatatatatatattatacatacatatatatatatatatatatatatatatatattatacatacatatatatatatatatatatatatacatacatatatatatatatatatatatatatatatatatatatatatatatatacatatattatgcatatatatatattttattatattatattatattatatatatatataatatatacatatacatatatagacacacacaaacacacacacacacacacacacacacacacacacacacacacacacacacacacacacacacacacacacacacacacacacacacacacacacacacacacacacacacacatacacacatacacatataaaattaaacaaatatatacataaatatatacatacatacatacatacatacacacacacacatacatacatatgcataaaaatgtacacatagatacatatacatatctgaacAATCTTTCACCCACCACAAACGAACCTCAAATCCACTTACTGATTATTGAACTTAGATGTTCCTTAAGCTGTTTGATAGTGCCATCTAGAGGGAATTCTACGTCGTATTTCGTCTTGTTGTACACGAGCTTAAAACTAACGGCTTCTCCACTCGGTAGTGCTTCACTCTGTACCAGGAGATGGAAGTTAATGATGTTCTCTCTATCATCATAAGCGCTGCAAAACTGGATAAAAATATCTCGAGGGAACACGTATTCTCTGTATTCCTATGTTGATGTATGCGCGTACATGGCTAGATAAGTGTACATATTTTAGCTGTATAGATCATTTCTAAGGCAACACAAATCCTTTgtaaaatattgatagatagagggataaataaagcatacaaacacatgcatatgtatacataaataaataaataaatatcatatatatatctatatctttacatacatatacatacatatatacatatatatatatatatatatatatatatatatatatatatata encodes:
- the LOC113820720 gene encoding ubiquitin domain-containing protein UBFD1 isoform X1, with product MRLSFDCCCCDPENVLWSSSTQTRFSLSLRAFLEPSLKLFAMSNEEKEVTSSDDKASCPESEASKTPADSSSECSNVDNKVTTDEQPQSSEAAPPPDSHEDKSDTQSEALPSGEAVSFKLVYNKTKYDVEFPLDGTIKQLKEHLSSIINVLPAMQKVMIKGLAKDEKTLRELGVTRGSKVMIVGSKLDDVVNVNTPKAESTSSEKPSTSTSTKEPLSRQKIHRKILDKGLPDDVMPGIKNNKELLPSYPLSGMLNKHGGKVRLTFKLELDQLWIGTKERTEKINMNHIRQIVSEAIEGHEQYHIMGLQLGPTEASRYWIYWVPAQYVDAIKDTVLGKW
- the LOC113820720 gene encoding ubiquitin domain-containing protein UBFD1 isoform X2, translated to MRLSFDCCCCDPENVLWSSSTQTRFSLSLRAFLEPSLKLFAMSNEEKEVTSSDDKASCPESEASKTPADSSSECSNVDNKVTTDEQPQSSEAAPPPDSHEDKSDTQSEALPSGEAVSFKLVYNKTKYDVEFPLDGTIKQLKEHLSSIINVLPAMQKVMIKGLAKDEKTLRELGVTRGSKVMIVGSKLDDVVNVNTPKAESTSSEKPSTSTSTKEPLSRQKIHRKILDKGLPDDVMPGIKNNKELLPSYPLSGMLNKHGGKVRLTFKLELDQLWIGTKERTEKINMNHIRQIVSEAIEGHEQYHIMGLQLGPTEASRYWIYWVPAQYVDAIKDTVLGK